The Setaria viridis chromosome 2, Setaria_viridis_v4.0, whole genome shotgun sequence DNA window TCCAGCTCCCTCGCCGTTGCCGTCGGCTTCGCCTCTGCCACAGCCATCACCGGAGGTGAAGAGGAAGAAGCAGGGTATCTCCAAAAATGTACTCATTGGAGTCCTTGTAGCTGCGGGAGCATTGATGGTTCTGTTTTTGGCTGTATTGCTGTTctgcttggtgaagatgagCAGCAGGGGAAGAAGCAGAGGGAGGGGAGTGGAGATAAACGAGGAAGGTACTGGCACACGCTCTGCGCGTAGGAGGGACAGCAGTGTGAATCCAGTGGCGTCATCTCCATCAGCAGTTTCTCCAAGAGCCAATGGTGGACCTAAAAAGGATGTGTCTGCCATTGCCGGTGATTTCAGCTATGAGGAATTGGTAGATGCCACTGGGGGTTTCGGTGACGACAAGCTCATCAAGCATGGGCATTCAGGAGATATCTATCATGGTGTCTTGGAGAATGGCTCACATGTCATTGTTAAGAAGGTCGGTTCAAAGGGTATCAACAAGCATGCTAGTGAATTGGACTTCTATTCGAGGTACTCCCATGACAGGATTGTTCCGCTACTCGGGTATTTGAGCAAGGATGATGAGGAATTCCTGGCTTACAAGTATATGCCAAAGGGAGACTTGACCGATGCATTGCACAAGAAACCTGTAGACACTGCAGATGGCTTGCCCTCGCTGGATTGGATAACTAGACTGAAGATTGCGACTGGTGTGGCTGAGGCAATGTGCTTCCTTCATGACGAGTGTAGCCCACCATTAGTTCACAGGTATGCCTTTCTATATGATCCAGGCATCTACTTTTTCCATTTGGTACTGTGGCGCTATGCTGTTGTTGCTTGGTACAGACCTAATATTCAAAAAATTAGTCATCCATGTACTAGTTTTTATTTTGTCCCAATACTTAGACTCTTAGATCATAGTCTAGAAAACCATGGAAGGTCCAGATGCCTTCCTTTTCAGCATCTTGTTGGCAAATTAAGGAGACAGTTACATCAAAGACCACAAAAGAGGTAGGAACAGTGAAGAAGTATCTAATCTTATGAGATAATTTACATCTTTAGTTTTATAATTGTTGTGGGTCCCCTTTGTTGCTTTTATGATGGCACCAATGCATTTCATGTTATCGAGGCACTGTTgctgaagaaaatgaatttCTCTATGCTTCAGTCTTTTGTTTGTGAATCACTTGCTAGTGTGAAGAGGATCTCAGGCCTGTAGACTGACCATGGTCTGTCTCTGTATATTGACTAGAAACAACCCagtgtaaaaaaaacattttggtATGATTTGTCGTTTTCTTGTAATTCTTTATGTTGGAAAAGAAGTATTGCTAGTATGTATGACTATCTCAACTCATTTATGCATTATTCTGGAACGGCATGCTCTTTCCTTTTACTAAAGTCTAGAACAAGTATACCATGGCATTCAGTCTCTATCACAGAATTACATTTGCATTTGACAAAATTTACCTTTGTGTTATGCGGATGTCATCAATCATTCAATGAATCTTTGTTTAAAGTACGTTAACATAACTAGAAGTAGCCTTCTTTTGTTCCTCCTACAATTTTTGTTTGACTAATAACTTTTACTTGTATCACCTTGGCTTGTCTATCCTATCAGTAGGTGAGTTCAAGTTTTCTTAGTTTACAGGAATACCTCCAGTTTCATGCATGGTGCTCAATGCCTGTATTTTCCTTTATGTCATTGTTGACATCTGATTTATTGAGTACTCATTTCTTTATTGCGATTGCAGAGATATCCAAGCAAGCAGTGTCCTTCTTGATGATAAATACGAAGTGCGACTTGGGAGTACGAGTGACATATGCGCCCAGCAAAGTGGGGGAAGCCAGAATGTCTTCTCTCGGATATTGAGATCGTCAAAGTAAGATTACTACCTttcacttttctttccttttcatgTAGCACACAAGAGAACAATATTCTCATTAAATGGCTGAATTTTATGTTTTTTTAGTTTGCTTTGATTTTTATTGGTGTTAGTATGTAGGCAGTGTTGATTTGGGTACTGAAATGCACTCATAAAAGGCATAGTAAAATAAACATCACCTTTATTCTTACATATAGGTTAGTTTACTTAAGTTGTCTTTGTAGGCTCCGTTGAATGTATTGTGGTTGAGATGTCTGCCCAATACGTGATGTTACCATCGCTAGTTGAGTGGGAGTAGTTAAATGATACATGAACATGTTGTTGGTGATATTGCGCTGAATTTCAGATAACCTAAGGAATCTGCTTTTCAGGCATGTATTGGTTTATTGTTGGTGACTGGTAGTTGGTAGTTCACTGTCTTGTGCTGCTACTGTGTGTAGTTGAGCAAACTCCAACCTTGTGTGTGCCTGAGACCATTTGTGTTTTCCTCTGAAGTTGGTAACTGACCTTTGGTATCTGACGCTTTGTTGTGGCAGGTCTCTCGACAAGCACACATCAGGTTCGTAAATGTTCCACATCTGCTGCTCCTTTTTGTAATCCATGTTCATATGAACAAACTCTGGAAAATTTGTCAACGAAAAActcctaaaaaaaattctcctCTACCTTGCATGACAGGTCCACCGGCCACTTGCTCCTACGACGTCCTCTGCTTCGGCAAGGTGCTGCTGGAGCTGGTGACCGGCAACTTCGGCATCAGCGGGTCGAACGACGCCGCCTCGGAGGAATGGCTGGCGAACACTCTTAACCAGATCAACGGCGGCGACAAGGCGAGCGTCACGAGCATCATCGACCCCTTGCTCCTCGTCGACGAGGACCACCAGGAGGAggtgtgggcggcggcgatcaTCGCCAAGGCCTGCCTGAGCGCCAAGCCCtcgcggcggccgtcggcgcGGCACGTGCTCCGCGCCCTGGAGAGCCCGCTGCGGGTGGTGCGGCAGAGCTCATCGTCCCGGTCCGACTCGGCCCGGCTGCGGAGCTCGTCGTCGAGGAGCTCGTGGCAGTCCGTGTTCTTACAGGGGAACAACCACCGGGTGCAGAGCCTGGACCGGCGGCACTCGGTGAGGTCTCACgggagcggcggggaggcgTCGTTCTCGTTCTCGTTCAAGagggccgtggcggcggccccGGAGGTCGCGCCggagccggtggcggcggcgctcgacgAGGAAGCCGTTGTTGTGTAGTGTTACTGGTAGCGAGTAGGACGCCATTTCTTGGGTTCTTTCTTACAGGCATTCCTGATTCTTTCCTTACGTGATGTCAGTCACATCGCATTGTGTGTataatttgttgttgttgtctgATGCGTTGATGCGGTGTTCCAACAtgacaagaaaataaaaactgTGCATAAAGAGCATGTTTTCAAATATTTTGAGTGAATTTTAAACTTCTTTTTAGGATTTCTCCTCCAGAGTCCTCAGCTTCTTCTCCGTGCAGATGACAATTAAAAACGGAAAGGTGATATGCAAATGGGCCGCCGTGGGCGCACAGATGGCTCTCCGGCCCAGCCTAGCCCACCCAAATTAAGGGCATTGATCCATCACTATATGGTACACGTGGCCCAATAGGGTAAACAAGACGAGAGGCGGAAGCAGCAGCGGCATGGCGtcacgattcctcctccgcgcTGGCGCCCTGTCGGCGcgcggccaccgcctcctcgccggtcAGATCGTGGGCACGCCGCCGTTGGCTGCCGCTGCAAGCGTCGCACTCGCCGGTCAGGTCTGCCGTCCGTTCCCAACCGTCACCTCCAATCCCGACGTGACGCTGATCACATCTCTTTCCACTGGATCGTGCTAACGCGAGCTAAGCCTAGCTAGATCTGTACTATCGCGTTCGTTCTTCAAAAACGCTGCCTAATTCGTTTAAAACCCAAACTTTGTTAGTTTGAATGAATTAGCCGATCTTGTTTGATTTTAAATCTGTTGtaggctgctgctgcagcagcagccgccggccTGATCCTCGTTCAGATTTCAGAAGGCGAATGAAAATTTAAATTCGTTTTCTTTTCACTGAACCCTTGTTACAAGTGGCAATTATCCGGCACCACTGTACAGCAGTGTCATTGTCACGAAGATCAAATACGAGGCTAGAGATCGTCCCCAATTCCCATTGGATGATTGTTGCATCGgctctcatttttcttttccccaaAATGTTTGCAAATGCGGT harbors:
- the LOC117846256 gene encoding probable LRR receptor-like serine/threonine-protein kinase At2g16250; its protein translation is MFLLPRQWLLLLAAVLATAAAVARGQAPLASRADLGGLYSLRASLGLRARDWPLKSDPCAAWSGVACRAGRVVNVTVAGLRRTRLAALAPRLALDGLRNLTALERFNASGFPLPGEIPDWFGSSLPPSLAVLDLSSAAVNGTLPANLGASGNLTIVLLSGNGLSGAVPAPLLSDRGPRVLDLSRNNFTGGLPNVSAVAGGASMFNISGNSLYGVAGYAIAALRRRFQVVDVSSNYLDGALNGSDGVVITTTNCFHGVPGQRSRVDCEEFYRKQGVNLVDAPAPSPLPSASPLPQPSPEVKRKKQGISKNVLIGVLVAAGALMVLFLAVLLFCLVKMSSRGRSRGRGVEINEEGTGTRSARRRDSSVNPVASSPSAVSPRANGGPKKDVSAIAGDFSYEELVDATGGFGDDKLIKHGHSGDIYHGVLENGSHVIVKKVGSKGINKHASELDFYSRYSHDRIVPLLGYLSKDDEEFLAYKYMPKGDLTDALHKKPVDTADGLPSLDWITRLKIATGVAEAMCFLHDECSPPLVHRDIQASSVLLDDKYEVRLGSTSDICAQQSGGSQNVFSRILRSSKSLDKHTSGPPATCSYDVLCFGKVLLELVTGNFGISGSNDAASEEWLANTLNQINGGDKASVTSIIDPLLLVDEDHQEEVWAAAIIAKACLSAKPSRRPSARHVLRALESPLRVVRQSSSSRSDSARLRSSSSRSSWQSVFLQGNNHRVQSLDRRHSVRSHGSGGEASFSFSFKRAVAAAPEVAPEPVAAALDEEAVVV